TTGATTGCCATTACTGTTCCATTTATAAGTCCATCTGCAAGTATTTTTATATTTTCTGATGCTTCCTATCGTGTCTACAGTTTAATGATAACTAGGAAAAGGGCTTCAAAGAAAACAAAGTAAAACAGAAATTAATTGTAAACTATAAATTAGTTCAAGATATTAAAAAGGATTAGGTTTAGTTATATAAATTCTAAATTCAAAATATAAAGATTGATAAAAACTATTTGAGATGATTAAAAATGGATTGGAAAATTATAGGAATAGGTGCTCTAATTAATGCTGCTTTAACTATTATCTTATCATGGATATTCTTACCCTTATTTTTTTTAGGCCCAATTGCTGGAGGATTCATAGCATCTTATCTCAGTAAAGGATATGAAGATTATGATGAAATGGATACAAAAGACGGGGCAGTTTTAGGAGCAATTTCTGGAATAATTGGTGGTTTAATAATAGGTTTACTATTGGTTCTAGGTGCGAGTGATATATGCCATCACAGGATTAATATCTACCAAAATAGGATTAATATTAACTGGATATATTATAATTCAATTATCAGTAATTATGAGCTTTATTTTAGGATTATTAGGAGGAGTATTAGGGGTTATTCTTAAAAAATAATTTTAGGGCTTGAATTAATTACAAAATATTCAGGAATTTCCTCAATTTTTAAAAAGTATGGGTTTTTGTATTACATTGTATAGAGTTTTTTAATTATTTTTTCAAGTTATTATCTACTATTTTTTTATTTTTTTCAATAATTATTTCTAATACAAATTATTATTAATTTCAAAAACCTATAGTATACTGTATTAGTCTGCAATAGGGTATTTGGATGGAATTGAATGCAAATAATAAATATGATAATTTAACTTAAGGGGAGAATATAAATGGCAAAAGTTGATATTACAGCAGAACCGGGGAAACTTGAGATATTAATAATTCGTGAGTTTGATGCTCCACGAGAACTTGTTTTTAAAGCATTTACAGATCCACAGTTATATGTACAGTGGATTGGTCCACGTGGCATGAAAACAGACCTTGGAAGGTTTGAACAGAGAGATGGTGGATCATGGAGATACATTCAAACAGATGAACAAGGGAATAAATTCGCATTTCACGGGGTAAATCATGAAATCAAAGCTCCTGAGAGAATTATAAGTACATTTGAATATGAGGGATTGCCAGAAAGCGGTCATGTTATATTACAAACAGCTAGATTTGAAGAATTACCAGGCGACAGAACAAAACTAATATCTCAATCTGTATTCCAGTCTGTAGAGGATCGAGATGGTATGCTAGCTTCGGGCATGGAAATGGGGGTAAATGAATCGTATGAACGGCTCGATGAAGTTTTAAAAAATTTGAAGAAATAGACCTTACAGAATTATGAATAAATTTTATTTGAGGTAAAATATGCAAAAAATTATTCCATTCCTATGGTTTGATGGTAATGCAATCGAAGCAATGAATTTTTATACATCCATTTTTCAAAATTCAAAGATTATGAATATAATGTATTATGGTGAAGCAGGCCCAGAACCCGAAGAAAAAGTAATGTCTGCTACATTTAAACTTGCTAGACAACAATTTACTGCATTAAATGGTGGACCAGAATTTACTTTCACACCTGCCATATCATTTTTTGTTAACTGTGAAACAATCGAAGAAATAGATGCTTTATGGGATAATCTCTTGGATGATGGAACAGTATTAATTGAACTGGGCAAATATCCTATCAGCGAAAAATTTGGATGGATTCAAGATAAATTAGGTGTTTCATGGCAGCTGAACCTAACAAAGATAGAGCAGAAGATCTGTCCGTTTCTAATGTTTGTTGGGCAACAAAAATGGAAAGCAGAGGAAGCAATAGAGTTTTATATGTCAATATTTGACAATAGCGAAATCATAGAAATGTTACACTATGGTCCAGGGGAAGAAGAACCAGCAGGCACTGTTAAACGTGCCAGATTTTCACTCAATGGCCAGGAGTTTATGGCAATAGACAGCAACAGAGAACATGAATTTGATTTCACACCTGCAATATCTTTCTTTGTTAACTGTAAAACACAGGAAGAAATAGATATATTATGGGAAAAACTATCTGATAAGGGAGAAAAACAAAGAATGGGCTGGCTCACTGATAAATATGGAATATCCTGGCAGGTTATCCCATCTATACTTGATGAAATGTTAAAGGATAAGGATCCTGATAAATCTAAAAGAGTTATGGAAGCAATGATGAAAATGGATAAAATGGATATCAAAAAATTCAAGCAAGCATATGAAGGATAGTAAACGTATAGAAAAGCACATCTAATTTGATTAAAAAAAAAATGTATTTATTTTTATTTTGGAGGATGAATAATGGCTTCAATATCCAATAAAGAAAGGGCAATAGCATTTATAATAAGTTTTGAAACAGGGAATAGACAGATCATTGAAAATTGGGTTTCTGAAGATTATACACCCCATTATCCTGATGTTAGAGATGGTAAAGATGCACTTTTAGATTATTTTGATACTCTACAAAAAATTGATATCATCATTGATATTAGAAGAGCAATTGAAGATGGTGATTATGTTGCTGTACACAGTGAATACTCAGGGCCATTGGTAGTATTTGATGTATTCAGATTTGAAGATGGGAAAATAGTTGAACATTGGGCAACTGGACAGGAAAGTGTACAAAAAACAGTCAATGGTCACAGTATGATAGATGGACCAACAGAAATACACGATCTGGATAAAACTAGTGAAAATAAAACATTGATTAAAGAATGGGAAAATGTGCTTATTAATAGGGATTATGGTAAGATTAAGAATTTCTTTGATGATGATAATTATGTACAGCATAATCCATTGTTTAAAGATGGGCTTTCAGGACTCCGTAAAGGCCATATAGAACTGGGTAAACAGGGCATGGATATGGAACTAAATAAAAATCATATGATTATAGGTGAAGGAAACTTTGTATTATCTGTAAATGAAGGAAACTGGAGAGGAGAACATGTTTCATTTTTTGACCTTTTCAGAATAGAAAATGGGAAATTTGCAGATTATTGGGATGTAATCGAGACTATCCTACCTCCAGAAGAATGGAAAAATCAAAATGGTAAATTTTAATCCTTAAAATCATTTAAATAAGTAATTTGGTATTAATCGTGGGCATTAAGAATTATTAAATAAATATATTTATTAAAAAAAGACTTTGAGAGGGGGTTTTACGAAAATGGTAAAAAAAAATGCCACTTTAATTACAGTTTCAAGTCATAACTTTCAGATATTGAACCTTTATTTTTCCATGTAGGGTGTCCAAATGTGCTACTTTTAGAGGAGGTATCACAAATTATTTGGGATCCGTTTTCCAGAGTTACTACGGGCCATACATGTCCATATATATTTTCCCCTGCAAATTGAACAGCGCCTGAGTAATTAAATTCTATTGCATTATGGGGTATTCCAGCTGCCCTGCAAAGTGCAATAAATAACCTTGCCTGATCACAACAATTTCCCCGGCTTAACTTAGCTGTTTCCACTGCGTAATGTTTAGAATTAAAATACATGGGTTTTTCATACACTACATTGTTGTGCATCCATATAAAAACAGCTTTACAAATCTCAAGCCGGGTAGGATTTTTAAGGTTTTGGATGAATTTAAGGTTTTGGACGATTTTAATTTTTTTGGTGCCTTTAATATTTTTTGTGATGTTTTGAGCCAGTTCCTGAATAAATGGATGTTTATATTCATAGTAACCATCCACTTTAACTCCATTATCTATATTTTCATCCATGACACCAAAAACAACATTTGTACCACTTGTACTGATAATGAATATTCCACATATAAAAATCACAAAATAACTCCTTTTTAAAGTTAACCATTTGCTAATCCTCATAATTCATCCCCTTTCAGAAAAAAACAATTTATTAAAGTTCTTTACAAATTATTATAACTTTAATTTAAAAGTTTAACTATATAACCTTTTCGGTCACGATGATTTTAAGTTAGGAAAAAAGCAATTAAAACTACATGCAGTAGCTGGTGTCATCAGAGCCGCTCCAATACCCTCAAGGATTGACAAACCAACGATTAAAATTGCTGCATTAATACTCAATGCAGCTATGGCTGTCCCTATACCATTAATAATGGCACCAATAAGGAAAGACTTTTTCTGCCCATTACATCCTGCATTTTACCTCCTAGAAGCATTAATGAAGCCATTGTCAGGGCGTATACCGTAATAATTATCTGTACAACCGATACAGTTGTGTGAAGATCAATAATAAGATTGGTAATTGCAACGTTCATAAAGGTTGAATCGAGTGCAATTATGAAGGATGATAAAGAAACAAGTATAAGGGCGGTCCAGCCTATTTTAGTAACATCAAGATTATTTTCCAATGAGTATTCTTCCTTTCATTAGAGATATGTTGAGGTTATTATTATTTAAAAGAATAGTAAAATGGAGTTTAAATTGTTTAAAAAATATATTCTCTAAGTGGAGTAAAATAATGAAATATAAGATTAAAAATTATGCCAAAGAAGTAGGGGTTGACGATATAGGTTTTGCATCAATAAATAATTATAAAAGCCCAAATACATCTCCTATTAAAGATATTTATCCCAAAGCAAAAACCATTATAGTTTTAGCCTTTCAACAGCTCGATAATTTTGAAAGTAATAATGAACAGATTGCATCTGTT
This sequence is a window from Methanobacterium sp. SMA-27. Protein-coding genes within it:
- a CDS encoding transglutaminase-like domain-containing protein, producing the protein MIFICGIFIISTSGTNVVFGVMDENIDNGVKVDGYYEYKHPFIQELAQNITKNIKGTKKIKIVQNLKFIQNLKNPTRLEICKAVFIWMHNNVVYEKPMYFNSKHYAVETAKLSRGNCCDQARLFIALCRAAGIPHNAIEFNYSGAVQFAGENIYGHVWPVVTLENGSQIICDTSSKSSTFGHPTWKNKGSISESYDLKL
- a CDS encoding VOC family protein: MQKIIPFLWFDGNAIEAMNFYTSIFQNSKIMNIMYYGEAGPEPEEKVMSATFKLARQQFTALNGGPEFTFTPAISFFVNCETIEEIDALWDNLLDDGTVLIELGKYPISEKFGWIQDKLGVSWQLNLTKIEQKICPFLMFVGQQKWKAEEAIEFYMSIFDNSEIIEMLHYGPGEEEPAGTVKRARFSLNGQEFMAIDSNREHEFDFTPAISFFVNCKTQEEIDILWEKLSDKGEKQRMGWLTDKYGISWQVIPSILDEMLKDKDPDKSKRVMEAMMKMDKMDIKKFKQAYEG
- a CDS encoding nuclear transport factor 2 family protein; its protein translation is MASISNKERAIAFIISFETGNRQIIENWVSEDYTPHYPDVRDGKDALLDYFDTLQKIDIIIDIRRAIEDGDYVAVHSEYSGPLVVFDVFRFEDGKIVEHWATGQESVQKTVNGHSMIDGPTEIHDLDKTSENKTLIKEWENVLINRDYGKIKNFFDDDNYVQHNPLFKDGLSGLRKGHIELGKQGMDMELNKNHMIIGEGNFVLSVNEGNWRGEHVSFFDLFRIENGKFADYWDVIETILPPEEWKNQNGKF
- a CDS encoding SRPBCC family protein, which translates into the protein MAKVDITAEPGKLEILIIREFDAPRELVFKAFTDPQLYVQWIGPRGMKTDLGRFEQRDGGSWRYIQTDEQGNKFAFHGVNHEIKAPERIISTFEYEGLPESGHVILQTARFEELPGDRTKLISQSVFQSVEDRDGMLASGMEMGVNESYERLDEVLKNLKK
- a CDS encoding DUF5518 domain-containing protein, giving the protein MDWKIIGIGALINAALTIILSWIFLPLFFLGPIAGGFIASYLSKGYEDYDEMDTKDGAVLGAISGIIGGLIIGLLLVLGASDICHHRINIYQNRININWIYYNSIISNYELYFRIIRRSIRGYS